The DNA sequence GGCCTGTAGACAGTGAGAATAGGGGCAAAGGTCTTTATTTCCCAAGTCTGTAGCTGGCACAGGAGCAGGTAGGGGAATTTAAAAGGACATGGGACATTTGCATCTGTCCTCTACAACCCCTTCCCCATCACTAGATATACAAGAATGACTGAGtctaaacaaaatattataGCTATATACTACAGAATGGTGGATAAGTGGTGGATTTTTTTATCCCCCCACTACATATAACCCTGGGTGAGGTCGTTAGGTGCCTGATGAGCTCCCTATCTAAAGACACATAAAAATCAAGGAAGCTCTTGCATGACAAGGACGGCTTCTTGTCCTTGTCATGCAAGAGCTAACATAATACAATAAAGAGTAGAATAGTATATTTCAGTTTGTTATGAAGTTAGGCATTCACTATGTGATAGTCTTAACTAGTCTTAACAAACTAAAGGTGTTTCTTTGTATCCTTCTGGCCCTTCCCTCCCATtagggagcggtcattaaatactgtggggggggggggggggtgtttttttttgcaaaaccctggGCTAAAAAATTTTGGACCCCAAAAATCGTGAACCCTCCCCCCTACCGGAGGCCCAAAAATTTGCACCCCccccgccaccaccaccaccacaacttttttttttatattagataattatatgtctttaaaaCCACAGAGACTTGATATACTGAGTGTAACTGAATATAACCTTTATTAAAATATAGATCAGCTAGCATGGCAATTTTGCACTATTTAATTTGAGTGTTAATCTTCACTTTCACTAGTTTAAGAGTGGCACAAAGATAAACAATACCTGTGTTGCTAGAAAACAACTAATGCGTCGACAATGTTAACAAAGGCATTGAGTCTAGGTTTcgcaacattttaaagtattggttttatttattgttaaaCTGATTATACGGGCAGCTTTGTCTGTCAACCATGAGagggtttctcaaaatttatttatattaaaaGACAAGATTGGTATCTGAACAATACGGGACTAGCAATACCATAGTAGGAAACATAGTGAAATGCTCAGTATCATATTAAAACCAGATTTAAATTTGGTGACCCCCCTTTAATGGCAGCCCCcaaaaatgtgacccccctAAATCGGCACCCAGAAAAACATAGACCCCCCTACATATTTGCCAGCATCCCCCAAGTAATAAATGACTACTCCCTTATTAAAGTCATATGACCTTAAGAGGAGGGATTTTgggattgggggggggggggggaataacTGCAATACACTTCTACTTTACTAGCAGGAAATCATACAGCAAGAGTTACAAGATACAGTACCTTCCAAGTGTTTTAGAGAGTCGGGTACTCTGTTAACCCCCGGGATAGCGTAACTTTTGAAATGCGTAGTTGTGAAGTAATGATcgtactgaaaaaaaaaataatcaaatttcAAATATAATATCACTTTGTAAAGATAGGGATAAGAAAACACACTGAGACATTTAAAACATTAATAGCTTATTTACTGAAGTACTTTATCGAATTAATATGAAGTCTAATTACACGAAAAGCCAACAATTCGAGAGAGCACAAACTGTAAGTTTACGGTTTACCATCTAATCACACTAGAATAACAATAATTTACCTGTGATGGAATCGGTTTTGCCTGGCCCAGATTCTTTATATCAAATCTTTGTTCGTTCCAGTTTCCTATAAGAATTTCATTCGGCAAATAGGAACTTTCAGTATTAGTGCATCGCCAGCCAAACTGTTGGAATTTCTTCTCGTCAGTGTGATCCCAAACTTCGCCGTGTCCACTTGCACGAAGTTCACTCACAAACGGAAGTTCCCTCGAAGTTGCGTAGGTCATCTTAGTAAAATGTTTCGGTGATTATTTCGAACACTAAATTATCGCTAAATGGTTTCTTGTTCTTGTCTTTGTTGATATGACAACAGAATCAAGCCGAGATTCTCCCCAGTCTTCTCTCGCCAGCGGAGACTGGGCTACCAAATTTTCACTGCTTATAAttcaaaatataataaatatacatCTTTTTTGCTATAATTACATTCTATGGTACTGGTTAGTCTTCCAAAATTTCAGGtgttgcatttattttttgtttcagaCACAACAATTTTAATATTAGCTTCAACGGTTGACTATGACCGGTGAGCTCAGAGAGCCTAGGCACTAGGTAAAAGCGTTTGCTCTCTGTCGTCATAGCAACCAGAAGAAAAGAGAAGAGAGAGAGGCCATGTTTTCTTGAGAAATAGCGCTAAATTCGTCTTTGTTTCTCCTCTATTTCATCATGTCTATGACACAAACTGTGACAAGGCAGCGGCTTCAGCCTGCTAGAACTCATGACTATCTTTATGGTTAGTAaatttgtgatatttttttaccaaatttcATTGTCAACATTTCGCTAGAAATGTCCAGGAGTGGGATTTCTCCAACAACAATACAAGATTTACTACCCTTTAGCTTATATTAACTAGATACTCAAGTTATTTATGGCTGAAATATGTTAttgattttgttttcagaTCCACTGCATACGCTTTCGAGCGACCGCGATCATGCAAGAGCTACATTCAAAGCCCACACTGGCACCGATAGAGTTGTAAGTACACGA is a window from the Nematostella vectensis chromosome 9, jaNemVect1.1, whole genome shotgun sequence genome containing:
- the LOC5512657 gene encoding UPF0686 protein C11orf1 homolog, with protein sequence MTYATSRELPFVSELRASGHGEVWDHTDEKKFQQFGWRCTNTESSYLPNEILIGNWNEQRFDIKNLGQAKPIPSQYDHYFTTTHFKSYAIPGVNRVPDSLKHLEAREPTAFPGHQPEMDPPKLKAQYNSFMTTSRAAFGDPSKMK